One Mesorhizobium sp. J428 DNA segment encodes these proteins:
- a CDS encoding membrane-bound PQQ-dependent dehydrogenase, glucose/quinate/shikimate family, which produces MSTSTSSSAGPARQRWGWLLTLVGILFVLAALPLVWGGVQLISLGGSWYYLLAGLGVALSGILIAVRRFAGIWLYALVFLATVAWALWESGLDFWPLVPRLVAPAVLALIAALIAPLFPSAAPRPKALPFAAAAVLVLGLAATGFYAFQPHGVTRTNFQAAAGVAPSAVTTASGNDWAAYGRTPAGTRYAPFGEITPDNVKDLEVAWTFRTGTPPAKGAQDQNTPLLVGNTLYTCSSTNIINALDATTGEKKWTYDPQAKSPLWQRCRGVSYYDASAAPAQAATGAAASVPMATMPLGSTDSAQAPAAPAQAAPVAAVCPKRIVMTTIDARLIEIDAETGEPCADFGVNGVVDLKQGMGEVKDGFYFQTSAPTVMRDLVMVGGWVWDSVEVGEPSGAVRAFNARTGELVWAWDLGNPAITKLPPPGESYTRGTPNVWSTPAYDDALGLVYLPTGNATPDFWGGHRTKAAEEYSASVVALDIATGKERWKFQTAHHDIWDYDVPAQPSLYDVPDGKGGTVPALIQVTKRGQIFMLDRRDGTPIAEVQEKPVPQGTEEGDYTAPTQPYSVGMPAIGTEPFTEARMWGATPYDQLYCRIEFKKMRYDGEFTPPRLDRSLIYPGYYGGMNWGSASVDEGRGLLIVNDIRMPQFVQLIPRENVDTYGPSAAHDGLSKQLGTPYGVIKAGFFSPLNVPCHQPPYGTISAIDLGSRQLVWQIPAGTLQDTGPTNPLTGGLIKTGLQIPIGMPSLGGPITTAGGVTFYAGTQDYYLRAIDTTTGEELWKGRLPVGAQATPMSYVGADGRQYVVISAGGARLSPDVGDYVIAYALPKK; this is translated from the coding sequence ATGTCCACATCGACATCTTCATCCGCCGGTCCGGCCCGGCAAAGGTGGGGCTGGCTGCTGACGCTGGTCGGCATCCTGTTCGTGCTCGCCGCGCTGCCGCTCGTCTGGGGCGGTGTCCAGCTCATCTCGCTCGGCGGCTCCTGGTACTATCTGCTCGCCGGCCTCGGCGTCGCGCTGTCCGGCATCCTCATCGCCGTCCGCCGCTTCGCCGGCATCTGGCTCTATGCCCTCGTCTTCCTCGCCACCGTCGCTTGGGCGCTGTGGGAATCCGGCCTCGACTTCTGGCCGCTGGTTCCGCGCCTCGTCGCGCCCGCGGTGCTCGCCCTTATTGCCGCGCTGATCGCGCCGCTCTTCCCGTCCGCCGCGCCGCGCCCCAAGGCCCTTCCTTTCGCGGCCGCCGCCGTGCTGGTGCTCGGCCTCGCCGCCACCGGCTTCTATGCCTTCCAGCCGCACGGCGTGACCCGGACCAACTTCCAGGCCGCCGCCGGTGTCGCGCCGTCGGCCGTCACCACGGCCTCCGGCAACGACTGGGCCGCCTACGGCCGCACGCCGGCCGGCACGCGCTATGCACCGTTCGGCGAGATCACGCCGGACAACGTCAAGGACCTTGAGGTCGCCTGGACGTTCCGCACCGGCACTCCGCCGGCCAAGGGCGCGCAGGACCAGAACACGCCGCTGCTCGTCGGCAACACGCTCTACACCTGCTCCTCGACCAACATCATCAACGCGCTCGACGCGACGACCGGCGAGAAGAAGTGGACCTATGATCCGCAGGCAAAGTCGCCGCTCTGGCAGCGCTGCCGCGGCGTCTCCTATTATGACGCTTCCGCCGCGCCCGCTCAGGCTGCAACTGGTGCGGCTGCGTCCGTGCCGATGGCCACGATGCCGCTCGGCTCGACCGACAGCGCCCAGGCGCCCGCCGCGCCCGCGCAGGCAGCCCCGGTCGCCGCCGTCTGCCCGAAGCGCATCGTCATGACCACGATCGACGCCCGCCTTATCGAAATCGACGCTGAGACCGGAGAGCCCTGCGCCGATTTCGGCGTGAACGGCGTCGTCGACCTCAAGCAGGGCATGGGCGAGGTCAAGGACGGCTTCTACTTCCAGACCTCCGCCCCCACCGTCATGCGCGACCTCGTCATGGTCGGCGGCTGGGTGTGGGACAGCGTCGAGGTCGGCGAGCCTTCGGGCGCCGTCCGCGCCTTCAATGCCCGCACCGGCGAGCTGGTCTGGGCCTGGGACCTCGGCAATCCGGCCATCACCAAGCTGCCGCCTCCCGGCGAGAGCTACACCCGCGGCACGCCGAACGTCTGGTCGACGCCTGCCTATGACGACGCGCTCGGCCTCGTCTACCTGCCCACCGGCAACGCCACCCCCGACTTCTGGGGCGGCCACCGCACCAAGGCGGCGGAAGAATACTCCGCCTCCGTCGTTGCCCTCGACATCGCCACCGGCAAGGAACGCTGGAAGTTCCAGACCGCGCACCACGACATCTGGGACTACGACGTCCCCGCCCAGCCATCGCTCTACGACGTGCCTGACGGCAAGGGCGGCACGGTTCCGGCGCTGATCCAGGTCACCAAGCGCGGCCAGATCTTCATGCTCGACCGCCGCGACGGCACGCCGATCGCCGAAGTGCAGGAAAAGCCGGTGCCGCAGGGCACCGAGGAAGGCGACTACACTGCGCCGACCCAGCCTTACTCGGTCGGCATGCCGGCGATCGGCACCGAGCCGTTCACCGAGGCCCGCATGTGGGGCGCCACGCCCTACGACCAGCTCTACTGCCGCATCGAATTCAAGAAGATGCGCTACGACGGCGAGTTCACCCCGCCGCGGCTCGACCGCAGCCTGATCTATCCGGGCTACTACGGCGGCATGAACTGGGGTTCGGCCTCGGTCGACGAAGGCCGCGGCCTGCTCATCGTCAACGACATCCGCATGCCGCAGTTCGTGCAGCTTATCCCGCGCGAGAACGTCGACACCTATGGCCCGTCGGCAGCGCATGACGGCCTGTCGAAGCAGCTCGGCACGCCCTATGGCGTCATCAAGGCCGGCTTCTTCTCGCCGCTCAACGTGCCTTGCCACCAGCCGCCCTACGGCACGATCAGCGCCATCGACCTCGGCTCGCGCCAGCTCGTCTGGCAGATCCCGGCCGGCACGCTGCAGGACACCGGCCCGACCAACCCGCTCACCGGCGGCCTGATCAAGACCGGCCTGCAGATCCCGATCGGCATGCCCTCGCTCGGCGGCCCGATCACGACGGCCGGCGGCGTCACCTTCTACGCCGGCACGCAGGATTACTACCTGCGCGCCATCGACACGACCACCGGCGAGGAGCTCTGGAAGGGCCGCCTGCCGGTCGGCGCCCAGGCCACGCCGATGTCCTATGTCGGCGCGGACGGCCGCCAGTACGTAGTCATCTCCGCCGGCGGCGCCCGCCTGTCGCCCGACGTCGGCGACTACGTCATCGCCTACGCGCTGCCGAAGAAGTAA
- a CDS encoding phytanoyl-CoA dioxygenase family protein, translating into MNTQHVVELRENGYAVIRGFLNRDEVAELRRESEKVYAEGLKHHATYRDKNLYFEVINDPGNNHRAVPQAHWFSWINPVFEQYRRSQKIFEALAPLLGPDIKQIANQLHWKAPGGKYTYYRMHQDVRFRSRPELFANLDRYSLNLGLALNRQDASNGALKVVPGHHKRGYLGLAEDGGGIMVGSTEQGSELKAVGIDPSEVVQLEMEPGDLAIWTLYTIHGSGPNVSTEPRILLIDNYVRAEDSPERGEWAFRDGRSIPLGAEPEICKYEKLRENPGPFYVEEKWTDEAKQAGEKLKAAG; encoded by the coding sequence ATGAATACCCAGCATGTCGTCGAACTCCGCGAGAACGGCTACGCCGTCATCCGCGGCTTTCTCAACAGGGACGAGGTCGCCGAGCTGCGGCGCGAGAGCGAGAAGGTCTATGCCGAAGGCCTCAAGCACCACGCGACCTACCGCGACAAGAATCTCTATTTCGAGGTCATCAACGATCCGGGCAACAATCACCGCGCGGTGCCGCAGGCGCACTGGTTCTCGTGGATCAATCCGGTGTTCGAGCAGTATCGCCGCAGCCAGAAGATCTTCGAGGCGCTCGCGCCCCTCCTCGGCCCCGACATCAAGCAGATCGCCAACCAGCTCCATTGGAAGGCGCCCGGCGGCAAATACACCTACTACCGCATGCACCAGGACGTGCGCTTCCGCAGCCGTCCGGAGCTCTTCGCCAATCTCGACCGCTACTCGCTCAACCTCGGCCTCGCCCTCAACCGGCAGGACGCCTCCAACGGCGCGCTCAAGGTCGTGCCCGGCCACCACAAGCGCGGCTATCTCGGCCTCGCCGAGGATGGCGGCGGCATCATGGTTGGCTCGACTGAGCAGGGTTCGGAGCTGAAGGCCGTGGGCATCGACCCGTCGGAGGTGGTCCAGCTGGAGATGGAGCCGGGCGACCTGGCGATCTGGACGCTCTACACCATCCACGGCTCCGGCCCCAACGTCTCGACCGAGCCCCGCATCCTTTTGATCGACAACTACGTCCGTGCCGAGGATTCGCCCGAGCGCGGCGAATGGGCCTTCCGCGACGGCCGTTCCATCCCGCTCGGCGCCGAGCCGGAGATCTGCAAATACGAGAAGCTGCGGGAAAACCCCGGTCCCTTCTACGTCGAGGAGAAATGGACCGACGAGGCCAAGCAGGCCGGAGAGAAACTCAAGGCGGCGGGATAG
- a CDS encoding MarR family winged helix-turn-helix transcriptional regulator — translation MSEPSDPHADSDHAAFGELVFAVSRLWRRVANQKLDQFGLSHATAAPLLALQRLGGRARQGVIAEEAGLEGPSMVRLMDLLVEDGLVTRAEDSTDRRAKIVSLTPAGRERLQAIHKIIDPMREDLISGIEPAALRAAVQVLCTVEERLEVRRPPAKTDDA, via the coding sequence ATGTCCGAACCGAGTGATCCACATGCTGACAGCGACCATGCCGCCTTCGGCGAGCTGGTGTTCGCCGTCAGCCGGCTGTGGCGTCGGGTTGCAAACCAGAAACTCGACCAGTTCGGCCTGTCGCATGCGACGGCCGCGCCGCTGCTGGCGCTGCAGCGGCTGGGCGGACGGGCGCGGCAGGGCGTGATCGCGGAAGAGGCGGGACTGGAAGGCCCCTCGATGGTGCGGCTGATGGACCTTTTGGTCGAGGACGGGCTGGTGACGCGAGCCGAGGATTCCACCGATCGCAGGGCGAAGATCGTCTCGTTGACGCCGGCCGGCCGGGAGAGGCTGCAGGCGATCCACAAGATCATCGACCCGATGCGGGAAGACCTGATCTCCGGCATCGAGCCGGCGGCGCTGCGGGCGGCGGTGCAGGTGCTGTGCACCGTCGAAGAGCGACTGGAGGTCCGGCGTCCGCCGGCAAAGACCGACGACGCCTGA